A genomic region of Gemmata massiliana contains the following coding sequences:
- a CDS encoding Gldg family protein, with protein sequence MQPTPTEPVPSAPGAAPSFAAPLVEFVRRDRQTTGFILLALSVALLALCAWTVVKTVRASGETEPEKQQKKADDPFAFEDAPLKAHNPNRVEYIAGAVLAGAAFLTAAAAAVWLLVSIPPLSEARQRTDARTLILAVSGVLGGLLILGGIWYAYLWIGGSLTEWTDKGQKKQAKWVLYPLMMIACGAALMFIGAQPARAEERSNRALRQWVYGSNLGLSVLLLIVALLVVNLIVGPRLPNKLDTTSEGFYSLAPGTKEFLTRLDQPVTAYAVLSESGSRTAEDIRRLVQNCQDASGGKFQVRIISPTANKGEYRTLAGKYPVLEVNDFGVLLTVGEDEKRHSFIREDEFTQRDTAQAPGADAGRSFIGEARLMRELLFLSENEKKAVVYFTQSAGELDVSGAPNEDLRPSASASRLRAFLERNYLEVKPLKFDPASPKVPDDATVVVVAEPQSPLSEAHVGALRQYMTEPRGGKKGKLVVLAGPRFGPNDKVLRTGLEPLLAEFNVRLGERVVVGEETRELDPFTQYVGFTEAARRAKHPVAITLGEKVVFVAPLWRPVVALRQGAPAYQAVPLLATTSGRFNWLEDERPRDLSRIFDEFRTHPEIRAVKELTENSRPVGAVVSEGESGRLAVFGNGLIVSDAVGRQSQQSGDPITFDLVGGTIDWLRDRPSFGIGVESKKYKTVLFPATADETRGLWVPLFFSLIAIGGLGASVWVVRRR encoded by the coding sequence ATGCAACCGACCCCAACCGAACCGGTACCGTCCGCCCCTGGCGCCGCCCCGAGCTTTGCCGCGCCGCTGGTCGAGTTCGTGCGCCGCGACCGGCAGACGACCGGGTTCATTCTGCTCGCGCTCTCGGTGGCCCTGCTCGCGCTGTGCGCGTGGACCGTCGTAAAAACCGTGCGGGCCTCGGGTGAAACCGAACCGGAGAAGCAACAGAAAAAGGCGGACGACCCGTTCGCGTTCGAAGACGCCCCGCTCAAGGCCCATAACCCCAACCGGGTCGAGTACATCGCGGGCGCAGTTCTGGCCGGGGCCGCGTTCTTGACCGCGGCCGCGGCGGCCGTGTGGCTCCTCGTGAGCATTCCACCGCTGAGCGAGGCGCGCCAGCGAACGGACGCGCGCACGCTGATCCTCGCGGTCAGCGGGGTGCTCGGCGGGTTACTCATTCTCGGCGGGATCTGGTACGCCTATCTGTGGATAGGCGGTTCACTGACCGAGTGGACCGATAAGGGACAAAAGAAACAGGCCAAGTGGGTGCTGTACCCGCTGATGATGATCGCGTGCGGCGCGGCTCTCATGTTCATCGGTGCGCAGCCGGCGCGGGCGGAAGAGCGCTCCAACCGGGCGCTCCGCCAGTGGGTGTACGGGTCGAACCTGGGCCTTAGCGTCCTCCTCTTGATCGTCGCACTGCTCGTGGTCAACCTGATCGTCGGGCCGCGTCTGCCGAACAAGCTCGACACCACGAGCGAGGGGTTCTACTCGCTCGCGCCCGGAACCAAGGAGTTCCTCACGCGGCTCGACCAACCTGTGACGGCCTACGCGGTCCTGTCCGAGTCCGGGAGCCGTACGGCCGAGGACATTCGCCGACTGGTCCAGAACTGCCAGGACGCGAGTGGGGGCAAGTTCCAAGTTCGCATCATTAGCCCCACGGCGAACAAGGGCGAGTACCGAACCCTGGCCGGCAAGTACCCGGTCCTGGAAGTCAACGATTTCGGCGTGCTCCTCACCGTCGGCGAGGACGAAAAGCGGCACTCGTTCATCCGGGAAGACGAGTTCACCCAGCGCGACACGGCCCAGGCACCGGGCGCGGACGCGGGGCGCTCGTTCATCGGCGAGGCCCGGCTCATGCGCGAACTGCTGTTCCTCTCGGAGAACGAGAAGAAGGCTGTCGTGTACTTCACCCAATCCGCGGGCGAACTCGACGTGAGCGGTGCGCCGAACGAGGATCTCCGACCGAGCGCTTCCGCCTCCCGGCTCCGCGCGTTCCTGGAACGGAACTACCTGGAAGTCAAGCCGCTCAAGTTCGACCCGGCCAGCCCGAAGGTGCCCGACGACGCGACCGTCGTAGTGGTTGCGGAACCGCAATCGCCGCTGTCCGAAGCTCACGTGGGGGCCTTGCGGCAGTACATGACCGAGCCACGCGGGGGGAAGAAGGGCAAGCTGGTGGTGCTCGCCGGACCGCGGTTCGGCCCCAACGATAAGGTGCTGCGTACCGGTCTGGAGCCGCTCCTCGCCGAGTTCAATGTGCGCCTCGGCGAGCGAGTCGTGGTGGGCGAGGAGACGCGCGAACTGGACCCGTTCACCCAGTATGTCGGGTTCACCGAAGCGGCCCGGCGCGCCAAGCACCCGGTCGCCATCACGCTGGGTGAGAAGGTCGTGTTCGTCGCCCCGCTGTGGCGCCCGGTTGTGGCGCTCCGGCAGGGGGCACCGGCCTACCAAGCGGTCCCGCTGCTCGCGACCACGTCGGGGCGGTTCAATTGGCTCGAAGACGAGCGCCCGCGTGACCTAAGCAGGATCTTCGACGAGTTCCGGACCCACCCGGAAATCCGGGCGGTGAAGGAACTGACCGAGAACTCGCGCCCCGTGGGCGCGGTCGTCTCGGAAGGGGAGTCCGGGCGCCTCGCAGTGTTCGGGAACGGTCTGATCGTCTCCGACGCGGTCGGCCGACAGTCGCAACAGAGCGGTGACCCGATCACCTTCGACCTCGTGGGCGGCACCATCGACTGGCTCCGCGACCGACCGTCGTTCGGGATCGGGGTCGAGAGCAAGAAATACAAGACGGTTCTGTTCCCGGCGACGGCCGACGAAACCCGGGGGCTGTGGGTGCCGCTCTTCTTCTCCCTGATCGCGATCGGCGGCCTCGGGGCGAGTGTGTGGGTTGTTCGCCGCCGGTAA
- a CDS encoding DUF4340 domain-containing protein, which yields MNFRQTAILIGSVLIVGVVLLILTFTSTDDKPDGTALAEELVGVKPEQVDTVELERDGARIKLVRTDAEKNKWELVEPYTAPADPFAADAVVKAVIRAKPTVYPEVGTNPAVRGLDPPSLKVTLRSGEKSSTLNLGDITIGGNKAVVFVTTSSRPSRPMAVARSELDALFRDGKGDGKAGDLARWTGDYRVKSVFPSDTRAAGEDVTSVRLELPNKKATLALIRAPGGAWKFDTPAGWGDADVEGDAAGSPNTFTGVRRLLGALTSMTAATPADFIDSPKDLKEYSLDAGNPDLVKVEMKTKDNQTAVVYFGKREGTAPPAAPPGMPPVAPGAKVYVRIEGQPGVIRATAGDLNGLNSVVLDPSPLRDRTLVNGDRAKVDGIDIVLAGQPADKPTKLRRSGSLQWRLFGPGDPQSAFGSPVERLLDVVMARRTIKEFPAPNPANFSAISATIFVWIDGFTAPIDPKAEPTKKAEPIKIEFGRKDGDTLYVRRTRPGLPPDEFTISAQVKVGAGTETVDAVAAVSKSRLDLLDPSLPTFGSDAVAKITVSGASNYVLDRDEKPDPSTKEALWRFTAPEPKGRTADTKSLEQMLQLLGTTQSVTRFVDEQPADAKLAEYGLTPAPRLKIVIGLRPDSPDKERVYEFGKDTADPNFVYARVAGKTAVFTLPRLVLDKFVNPDLRDRLVFRGVNAAAVNKVVLQGWGNLLGNTPITLSLEKNKDGVWVIPPAAPGAPPNAPNGFMVDPAKVSAFVDLVVKSPVKSFVSGKPEAKHGFANPNEFLDVRFEWAGGNATFRLGASPDNGATYYGETSLLPPSDPVFIIDGALLKPFKERPGGFAK from the coding sequence ATGAACTTCCGACAGACGGCCATACTGATCGGCTCCGTGTTGATCGTGGGCGTCGTGCTACTCATCCTGACGTTCACGTCCACCGACGACAAACCGGACGGCACCGCCCTGGCCGAAGAACTGGTCGGGGTGAAGCCGGAACAGGTCGACACGGTCGAGTTGGAGCGCGACGGCGCCCGAATCAAACTAGTCCGGACGGACGCCGAGAAGAACAAGTGGGAACTCGTCGAACCGTACACGGCCCCGGCGGACCCGTTCGCCGCTGACGCCGTGGTCAAAGCGGTTATTCGTGCCAAACCGACCGTGTACCCCGAGGTCGGCACCAACCCGGCCGTGCGCGGCCTGGACCCGCCCAGTCTGAAGGTCACGCTCCGGAGCGGGGAAAAATCTTCCACGCTCAACCTCGGTGACATCACCATCGGCGGCAACAAGGCCGTGGTGTTCGTCACGACGTCGTCCCGTCCGTCCCGTCCAATGGCCGTCGCCCGCTCCGAACTCGACGCTCTGTTCCGGGACGGCAAGGGCGACGGAAAAGCCGGCGACCTTGCGCGCTGGACCGGCGATTACCGCGTGAAGTCCGTATTCCCGTCGGACACGCGCGCTGCCGGCGAGGATGTTACATCGGTTCGTTTGGAACTCCCGAACAAGAAAGCCACTCTCGCTCTCATTCGTGCCCCGGGCGGCGCATGGAAGTTCGATACCCCCGCCGGGTGGGGCGACGCCGACGTAGAGGGCGACGCGGCCGGTTCGCCGAACACGTTCACCGGCGTGCGCCGGTTGCTCGGTGCGCTCACCAGCATGACCGCCGCGACTCCGGCCGATTTCATCGATAGCCCCAAAGACCTCAAGGAATACAGCCTGGACGCGGGCAACCCGGACCTCGTCAAGGTCGAGATGAAGACCAAGGACAACCAGACCGCGGTCGTGTACTTCGGCAAGCGCGAAGGGACGGCTCCGCCCGCGGCCCCGCCGGGAATGCCTCCGGTCGCGCCCGGTGCCAAAGTGTACGTTCGCATCGAGGGGCAACCGGGAGTGATCCGCGCCACAGCGGGCGACCTGAACGGGCTGAATAGCGTTGTACTCGATCCCTCCCCGCTCCGCGACCGCACCCTGGTGAACGGGGACCGCGCGAAGGTCGACGGCATCGATATCGTGCTCGCGGGCCAGCCGGCCGACAAGCCGACGAAGCTCCGCCGGTCCGGGTCGCTCCAGTGGCGGCTGTTCGGGCCGGGCGACCCGCAGTCCGCGTTCGGCTCTCCGGTCGAGCGCCTGCTCGACGTCGTCATGGCCCGCCGGACGATCAAGGAGTTCCCGGCGCCGAATCCGGCCAACTTCAGTGCGATCTCCGCGACGATTTTCGTGTGGATCGACGGATTCACTGCCCCGATCGATCCCAAGGCGGAACCGACCAAGAAGGCCGAGCCGATCAAGATCGAGTTCGGGCGCAAGGACGGCGACACGCTCTACGTCCGGCGCACGCGCCCCGGGCTTCCGCCCGACGAGTTCACGATCTCGGCACAAGTCAAGGTCGGAGCCGGGACCGAAACCGTGGACGCCGTCGCCGCGGTTTCCAAGTCGCGACTGGACCTCCTCGACCCGTCGCTCCCGACGTTCGGCTCCGACGCGGTGGCGAAAATTACCGTTAGCGGCGCCAGTAACTACGTGCTCGACCGGGACGAGAAACCGGACCCGTCCACGAAGGAAGCCCTGTGGCGGTTCACCGCACCGGAACCGAAGGGGCGCACCGCCGACACGAAGTCCCTCGAACAGATGCTCCAACTGCTCGGCACCACACAATCGGTGACGCGGTTCGTGGACGAGCAACCCGCCGACGCAAAGCTCGCCGAGTACGGGCTCACGCCCGCGCCGCGCTTAAAAATCGTCATCGGGCTGAGGCCCGATTCGCCGGACAAGGAGCGCGTCTACGAGTTCGGTAAGGACACCGCCGATCCCAACTTCGTGTACGCCCGCGTCGCGGGCAAGACGGCCGTGTTCACGCTGCCGCGGTTGGTGCTCGACAAGTTCGTGAACCCCGACCTCCGCGACCGGCTCGTGTTCCGGGGCGTCAACGCCGCTGCGGTCAACAAGGTGGTGCTCCAGGGGTGGGGGAACCTCCTCGGGAATACCCCCATCACGCTGAGCCTGGAGAAAAACAAGGACGGCGTGTGGGTGATCCCCCCGGCCGCGCCCGGAGCACCGCCAAACGCCCCGAACGGGTTTATGGTCGATCCGGCCAAGGTTTCGGCGTTCGTGGACCTGGTCGTCAAGAGCCCGGTGAAGAGTTTCGTGTCGGGTAAGCCCGAAGCCAAGCACGGGTTCGCCAACCCGAACGAGTTCCTCGACGTCCGGTTCGAGTGGGCGGGCGGGAACGCGACCTTCCGGCTCGGTGCCAGCCCGGACAACGGCGCTACCTACTACGGCGAAACGAGTTTGCTGCCCCCCAGCGATCCGGTGTTCATCATCGACGGGGCCCTCCTGAAGCCGTTCAAGGAACGGCCCGGCGGGTTCGCAAAGTAA
- a CDS encoding formylmethanofuran dehydrogenase subunit B → MQTFTSVGCTVCGCVCDDLTVTVDQGRVTEARGACQLAEPWFRAQNNTSPPAVVIDGQPAEPGAAFDRAAEILRTARYPLIYGLSRSTTEGQRAATALADRIGATIDTTASTGHAPSIVALQQVGESTCTLGEGKNRADLVVFWGSDPVVTHPRHMERYSADPVGRWLPNGRADRFVVVVDEEETETAKRADLFVQVPNARNWDALWTLRMLVRQPPPPAPLPKGKGEKQNQPNPLTPFPKKEGGTEPNTQTTELQAPVLSPSPFRGGVGEGLQPHPFTPSPALTQLAARITSARCGMFFFGSGLTRGKLAHRTVEALLQLVSELNDRGRFYARRMRRFGDVAGADSVLAWQTGYPFGVNLSRGYPRYNPGEFTGPNILARGEADAVLLVGSETVADFPPAALEHLRKIPVIALDSPGAEVPVPAAVRFTTAVYGIHRPGTAYRMDEVPIPLRVLLPTDYPSDADVLNELLKRVG, encoded by the coding sequence ATGCAAACCTTCACCAGTGTCGGCTGCACCGTGTGCGGGTGCGTGTGCGACGATCTCACGGTGACGGTGGATCAGGGCCGCGTCACCGAAGCACGGGGTGCGTGCCAACTCGCGGAGCCGTGGTTCCGCGCACAAAACAACACATCCCCCCCTGCAGTCGTAATCGACGGCCAACCCGCCGAACCGGGGGCCGCGTTCGATCGCGCCGCGGAGATCCTGCGAACCGCGCGTTACCCACTCATCTACGGGCTGTCGCGCAGCACAACCGAGGGCCAACGTGCCGCCACCGCGCTCGCGGACCGGATCGGCGCGACCATCGACACCACCGCCAGTACCGGTCACGCGCCGTCCATCGTCGCGCTCCAGCAAGTGGGCGAATCCACCTGCACGCTCGGCGAGGGCAAGAACCGCGCGGATCTCGTCGTGTTTTGGGGTAGCGACCCGGTCGTGACGCACCCGCGGCACATGGAACGATACTCGGCAGATCCGGTCGGGCGCTGGCTCCCCAACGGGCGCGCCGACCGGTTCGTGGTCGTGGTGGACGAAGAGGAAACCGAAACCGCGAAACGTGCGGACCTCTTCGTGCAAGTGCCAAACGCCCGAAACTGGGACGCGCTCTGGACCCTGCGGATGCTCGTCCGACAACCTCCCCCCCCGGCCCCCCTCCCTAAAGGGAAGGGGGAGAAGCAAAATCAACCTAACCCCCTAACCCCCTTCCCTAAGAAGGAAGGGGGAACAGAACCAAATACACAGACAACCGAACTACAAGCACCGGTTTTAAGCCCCTCTCCGTTTAGGGGAGGGGTTGGGGAGGGGTTGCAGCCACATCCCTTCACCCCTTCACCCGCGCTCACCCAACTCGCGGCCCGCATCACGTCCGCACGGTGCGGGATGTTCTTCTTCGGTTCCGGACTCACGCGCGGGAAGCTCGCGCACCGCACGGTCGAAGCACTACTGCAACTGGTCTCCGAACTGAACGACCGCGGGCGGTTCTACGCGCGCCGGATGCGTCGGTTCGGGGACGTGGCCGGTGCGGACTCCGTACTCGCGTGGCAAACCGGCTACCCGTTCGGCGTGAACCTCAGTCGCGGGTACCCGCGGTACAATCCCGGCGAGTTCACCGGGCCGAACATTCTCGCTCGCGGCGAAGCGGACGCGGTCCTCCTAGTCGGGAGCGAAACGGTCGCCGATTTCCCGCCCGCGGCACTTGAGCACTTGCGTAAGATCCCGGTCATCGCACTCGATTCACCCGGCGCGGAAGTTCCGGTACCGGCGGCGGTACGGTTCACCACGGCCGTGTACGGTATTCACCGCCCCGGTACCGCATACCGCATGGACGAAGTACCGATCCCGCTCCGCGTGCTCTTGCCGACCGACTACCCCAGCGACGCCGACGTGCTGAACGAATTGCTGAAGCGCGTGGGTTGA
- a CDS encoding type VI secretion protein IcmF/TssM N-terminal domain-containing protein, with product MFTDFFTWLTSRKVLRVIVWTLHILIVILVTLGLYAINQRYHLETELLSPFPGLYAYWLPLLFLLMYTGAWFGYWFFRLLTDPRDGSHPDIDDAWAGALKALDAAGIDPTEVPLFVVIGKPRTDLADFFAATKLPFAVRAEPRTEGAPVQVYATRDAVFVVCPGASVLCRLADIFVSEARAAAPPPPPAGFDLLDSTERPLEVLPGSALVVVPEAGSASMDVLDEWLPRPGVSDVPAVPADEAERLAGRLKYLCRLIAERRRPYCPANGIIWLIPVAGTSSEAVADRTALACRDDLLAAEAGLQVHCPAAAVVCDAQDLPGFRDLLRGLPEPLARERLLGRSFPLVPAVPAEKRPDVLFNGMDWVARSLLPGVAYQRFGSEAEGNGERWSGANARLWALLCELHSRRAALVRLLGRGITDGADRLPMLAGAYLGGTGPAEQDQAFVAGVVQQLIGLQNNVGWTATAVAEERDYRRMTAIGYAASLALVIAVGVFAYQSWLR from the coding sequence ATGTTCACCGACTTCTTCACTTGGCTCACGTCGCGCAAAGTGTTGCGCGTCATTGTGTGGACGCTCCACATTCTGATCGTGATCCTGGTTACGCTCGGACTGTACGCGATCAACCAGCGGTACCACCTCGAAACCGAACTGCTCTCGCCGTTCCCCGGGCTGTACGCCTACTGGCTGCCGCTGCTGTTCCTGTTGATGTACACCGGCGCGTGGTTCGGGTACTGGTTCTTCCGGCTGCTCACCGATCCGCGTGACGGTTCGCACCCCGACATCGACGATGCGTGGGCTGGGGCTCTCAAGGCACTCGACGCGGCCGGGATCGACCCGACCGAAGTGCCCTTGTTCGTTGTGATCGGTAAGCCGCGAACCGATCTCGCTGACTTCTTCGCCGCGACGAAACTCCCGTTCGCCGTGCGCGCGGAACCCCGCACGGAAGGTGCCCCAGTACAGGTGTACGCGACCCGCGACGCGGTGTTCGTGGTGTGCCCCGGTGCGTCAGTTTTGTGCCGACTGGCCGACATCTTCGTGAGCGAGGCCCGCGCCGCTGCGCCCCCGCCGCCACCGGCCGGGTTCGACCTACTCGATAGCACGGAACGCCCGCTCGAAGTGCTTCCCGGCTCGGCGCTTGTCGTCGTGCCCGAAGCCGGGAGCGCGTCGATGGATGTGCTGGACGAGTGGCTCCCGCGTCCGGGCGTTTCGGACGTGCCTGCCGTGCCCGCGGACGAGGCGGAACGGCTCGCAGGGCGTTTGAAATACCTGTGCCGGTTGATCGCCGAGCGCCGGCGCCCGTACTGCCCCGCGAACGGGATCATCTGGCTGATTCCGGTGGCCGGTACGTCGTCCGAAGCGGTCGCGGACCGCACCGCGTTGGCGTGCCGCGACGACCTGCTCGCGGCCGAAGCCGGGCTGCAAGTTCACTGCCCGGCAGCAGCGGTGGTTTGCGACGCGCAAGACCTCCCCGGGTTCCGCGACTTGCTTCGCGGACTACCGGAACCGCTCGCCCGCGAACGACTTCTCGGTCGGTCGTTTCCCCTCGTGCCCGCGGTGCCGGCCGAAAAGCGGCCCGACGTGTTGTTCAACGGCATGGACTGGGTGGCGCGGAGCCTGTTGCCGGGTGTCGCGTACCAGCGGTTCGGCAGCGAAGCAGAGGGGAACGGCGAACGCTGGTCGGGCGCGAATGCCCGGCTGTGGGCACTCCTGTGCGAACTGCACTCGCGCCGTGCGGCTCTCGTGCGCCTGCTGGGACGCGGGATCACCGACGGCGCGGATCGGCTCCCCATGTTGGCGGGAGCGTACCTCGGTGGCACCGGCCCGGCGGAGCAAGACCAAGCGTTCGTCGCGGGCGTGGTACAGCAACTCATCGGCTTACAGAACAATGTCGGCTGGACTGCGACCGCGGTCGCCGAAGAGCGCGACTATCGCCGCATGACCGCCATCGGGTACGCCGCGTCGCTCGCGCTCGTGATCGCCGTTGGGGTGTTCGCGTACCAGTCGTGGCTGAGGTGA
- a CDS encoding DotU family type IV/VI secretion system protein yields the protein MRDQLLSVVNPIVRTALKLRDDWATGSGPPFDAGRELLIARFRELLLTFAPPSARPGVSSFEIDLSAASLSSPEARYLGIGYALASWIDELFTLNSPVAGQWNERKFEVEFYETNDRAWRFWIQARMAAERATDDDLEVFYLCVVLGFRGEWVEDQAQLRAWLGSTRERLVKALRTEWVGPQALEPPASVPPRYGKARLARMAAFAGLSVLVCIPFGALLVARQLMK from the coding sequence ATGCGCGACCAACTGCTATCTGTGGTGAACCCGATCGTGCGCACAGCGCTGAAGTTGCGCGACGACTGGGCGACCGGTTCGGGTCCGCCGTTCGACGCGGGGCGCGAGCTACTCATTGCGCGGTTCCGCGAACTGCTGCTGACGTTCGCCCCGCCCTCCGCGCGGCCGGGGGTATCGAGCTTCGAGATCGACCTGTCCGCCGCGAGTCTCAGTTCGCCGGAAGCCCGTTACCTCGGCATCGGGTACGCGCTCGCGAGCTGGATCGATGAACTGTTTACGCTCAATTCGCCGGTCGCGGGCCAATGGAACGAGCGGAAGTTCGAGGTCGAGTTCTACGAAACGAACGACCGCGCGTGGCGCTTCTGGATTCAGGCTCGCATGGCCGCCGAGCGCGCCACCGACGACGACCTGGAAGTTTTCTACTTGTGTGTGGTGCTCGGGTTCCGCGGTGAATGGGTCGAAGACCAGGCACAACTCCGGGCGTGGCTCGGTTCCACGCGCGAACGCTTGGTGAAAGCCCTTCGGACGGAGTGGGTTGGTCCGCAAGCACTGGAACCGCCCGCGAGCGTGCCGCCTCGATACGGCAAAGCGCGACTGGCGCGGATGGCCGCGTTCGCGGGGCTGTCTGTATTGGTGTGCATTCCGTTCGGGGCGCTTCTGGTGGCTCGGCAACTGATGAAGTGA
- the tssK gene encoding type VI secretion system baseplate subunit TssK — protein sequence MTARAVHWHEGMFLQPHQFQAEHRYLTARAHRANSWPTHHVWGLRTVDVDPDALANNRFVVRSLRAVFRDGTPIEVPTDGLLPTLELKGLFEPGQPLMVYLATPALNLGKANISEDVPDPNARYRLDTQELEDENTGVNPQPIRVRLHNLRLLVGDQDQTGFATLPLVRLVKSALANAPPEIDVSYIPPVLACDTWPALHGDILQGLFDRIGRKRERLASALAARGGALVGTDPQDAVSAAHLRELNESYAVLSVIAFTPGIPPLMAYTELCRLVGQLAIFDRSGRWPAIPPYDHDDLGGCFYRVKVYLDTLLDILPEPEYKERPFIGMGLRMQAAIEPTWLDPAWELYLGVRSEMDPDEMMRLLTVPGQLDMKIGSGDRVDAIYQLGQAGLRFEPCPRPGLLPDLAGQRYCRLSRLPEREWGAVTRSLTVAVRFNETRVVGAIQGQRTVTVRAGGGRTNTMQFTLYAVPAG from the coding sequence ATGACGGCCCGGGCGGTTCACTGGCACGAGGGGATGTTCCTTCAGCCGCACCAGTTCCAGGCCGAGCACCGGTATCTAACGGCCCGGGCGCATCGTGCCAATAGCTGGCCCACGCACCACGTTTGGGGGCTGCGTACCGTCGACGTCGATCCGGACGCGCTCGCGAACAACCGCTTCGTTGTGCGGTCGCTGCGTGCGGTGTTCCGCGACGGTACCCCAATTGAAGTTCCCACCGACGGCTTGCTCCCGACGCTCGAACTCAAGGGGCTGTTCGAGCCGGGGCAACCGCTGATGGTGTACCTGGCGACTCCCGCCCTCAACCTCGGCAAAGCGAACATCTCGGAAGACGTGCCGGACCCGAACGCCCGCTACCGGCTCGATACGCAGGAACTCGAAGACGAGAACACCGGTGTGAACCCGCAACCGATTCGGGTGCGGTTGCACAACTTGCGGCTCCTCGTCGGCGATCAGGACCAAACGGGATTCGCGACGCTCCCGCTCGTGCGGCTCGTGAAGTCCGCACTCGCAAACGCGCCGCCCGAAATTGACGTGTCGTACATCCCGCCGGTGCTGGCGTGTGACACGTGGCCCGCACTGCACGGCGACATTCTGCAAGGACTCTTCGATCGCATCGGGCGGAAGCGCGAGCGGCTCGCGAGTGCGCTGGCGGCCCGGGGCGGGGCGCTCGTAGGGACAGACCCACAGGACGCGGTTTCGGCCGCGCACCTTCGTGAATTGAACGAATCTTACGCGGTGTTGAGCGTGATCGCGTTCACGCCCGGAATTCCGCCCCTCATGGCTTACACCGAGTTGTGCCGACTCGTCGGGCAACTCGCGATCTTCGACCGCTCCGGGCGCTGGCCCGCGATCCCGCCTTACGATCACGACGACCTCGGCGGGTGCTTCTACCGCGTGAAGGTTTATCTCGACACACTCCTCGACATCCTGCCGGAGCCGGAATACAAGGAGCGGCCGTTCATCGGGATGGGGTTGCGGATGCAGGCCGCGATCGAACCGACGTGGCTCGATCCGGCGTGGGAACTGTACCTCGGGGTGCGCTCCGAGATGGACCCGGACGAGATGATGCGGTTGCTCACGGTACCGGGGCAACTCGATATGAAGATCGGCTCCGGCGACCGCGTGGACGCGATCTACCAACTCGGTCAGGCGGGGCTCCGGTTCGAGCCGTGCCCCCGACCGGGGTTGCTCCCGGACCTCGCGGGGCAGCGCTACTGCCGCTTGAGCCGGTTGCCGGAACGCGAGTGGGGCGCGGTCACGCGCTCGCTCACGGTCGCGGTTCGGTTCAACGAGACGCGCGTGGTGGGGGCGATCCAGGGGCAGCGCACGGTCACGGTTCGCGCGGGCGGCGGGCGCACGAACACGATGCAGTTCACGCTGTACGCGGTGCCCGCGGGGTAG
- the ribD gene encoding bifunctional diaminohydroxyphosphoribosylaminopyrimidine deaminase/5-amino-6-(5-phosphoribosylamino)uracil reductase RibD — MNDLEPWMRHALTLAARGRGLVEPNPMVGAVVLDASGQMVGEGWHQKFGGPHAEVFALAAAGDRARGGTLVVTLEPCCHHGKTPPCTDAVLKAGVACVVVAMADPFPKVAGGGLSILRNSGKEVRVGLLESDALALNAPYLKLIRTGRPWVHAKWAMTLDGKIATRTGDSKWISGEESRRRVHELRGRLDAIIVGRGTVVADDPLLTVRPAGPRTPTRVVLSASGELPERCQLRSTAREVPVIAYTTSANARKLDGWAADGAEVVAFCEETVTLDAVLADLGRRRFTNVLIEGGAGILGSAFDGRVVDEFHVFIAPKVIGGTEAAPPLGGTGVAKMAEALTLQGVTFAQSGADVYVHGFARGV, encoded by the coding sequence GTGAACGATCTAGAACCCTGGATGCGACACGCTCTTACGCTCGCGGCGCGGGGGCGCGGACTCGTCGAACCGAACCCGATGGTCGGGGCCGTTGTGCTCGACGCGAGCGGCCAAATGGTGGGCGAGGGCTGGCACCAGAAGTTCGGTGGCCCGCACGCGGAGGTGTTCGCACTAGCGGCGGCCGGAGATCGCGCGCGCGGCGGGACGCTCGTAGTCACCCTCGAACCGTGCTGTCACCACGGAAAAACGCCCCCTTGTACGGATGCAGTTCTGAAGGCCGGTGTTGCTTGTGTAGTAGTAGCAATGGCCGATCCATTCCCGAAAGTCGCTGGTGGCGGACTGTCCATTTTGCGGAACTCGGGAAAAGAGGTTCGCGTCGGGCTGCTCGAATCAGACGCGCTCGCGCTCAACGCCCCCTATTTGAAATTGATCCGGACCGGGCGCCCGTGGGTCCACGCGAAATGGGCCATGACACTCGATGGGAAAATCGCCACGCGAACGGGTGATTCCAAATGGATCAGCGGCGAGGAGTCGCGTCGCCGGGTTCACGAACTGCGTGGGCGGCTGGACGCGATCATCGTGGGGCGCGGAACCGTTGTTGCCGATGACCCGCTGCTTACGGTTCGCCCAGCGGGTCCACGAACACCCACACGAGTGGTGCTCTCGGCATCAGGTGAATTGCCGGAGCGCTGCCAGCTTCGGAGTACCGCGCGGGAAGTGCCGGTGATCGCGTACACAACCAGCGCGAACGCTCGGAAGCTCGACGGTTGGGCAGCGGACGGTGCGGAGGTGGTCGCGTTCTGTGAAGAAACGGTGACGCTCGACGCGGTTCTCGCGGACCTCGGTCGTCGGCGCTTTACGAACGTGTTGATCGAAGGTGGGGCGGGGATACTCGGTTCTGCGTTCGATGGACGTGTTGTGGATGAATTTCACGTGTTCATTGCGCCGAAGGTGATTGGGGGAACTGAAGCCGCGCCTCCATTGGGTGGGACCGGCGTCGCGAAAATGGCCGAGGCGCTCACATTGCAAGGCGTTACGTTCGCGCAATCCGGTGCAGACGTTTACGTCCACGGGTTCGCACGCGGCGTGTAA